A single region of the Kryptolebias marmoratus isolate JLee-2015 linkage group LG10, ASM164957v2, whole genome shotgun sequence genome encodes:
- the togaram1 gene encoding TOG array regulator of axonemal microtubules protein 1 isoform X1, with amino-acid sequence MIPGLISQELHDQLLDLKNYQNRTNGVEKLKNVLSEVDIKSVPSASIEEFINFLPRLLDDSNFKVLYGTLQVLNLLIQRLETGVDKFLKHIVLVALKALGDTRTVTRIEYLNVFQQLMKAVTPQQVLDLVIGNLKHKNSRVREDVLNIIMAAMLTHPRKDFNIPKLCFEVAPYLADSKRKVRHAALELFAVFDHCLDTGRKQPLMKAVDMVELNEDAEGLMAAVQARRARRVLPRLTSEGAVEYGLVVPKPGQWSTGQHGSGADLDWVINGGRISSARSYRTEPDSNRLYGYGSLGSLTDDLPLQRRIVSAGKGKNKLPWEVSSFSSTDSEQQQYSTPNGKCSEQVTSEDYAPQPKKPEAYIPSFSSAEPEKPQPSRRREVPANLRRSGSLNMDTDIFKTNNFTDTDIVTPKGRMLSRNTSVERTFSLPSNPSTPGSFLLPSYPLATRTGVMLTPTLSRRHADSSVSMSNTWPYKKENSPHQGDTSSWTETAGTANEELSSRRSPRPLRAPLVSSSSASSFRRALSNTRATFSISPVFPPAEQGHSYNGQRSSASASPQNQQMDPDSIRGWQDLQEDEPLDMQEMLNSLRSLRNSAAKKRAKVSHNSPDPDSPDSAVRLDLGLDSPLHTSPVLTSSASESGLSSLNSVANSSFSGMKTRARLRIFLPVNSPRNSASSVMKPRIARVPSAKLRTSVSMDFSGLQVMSQRTELTSEVGIVGQRVTCCNGTIKTEEEKMGPSPPLVKPAVRESVRALKLAKGSQSNNSSRTSPGADMPEGVIGRGMFGSAVSSSRPGVILSLEQGDLAAKPSTDPSAGIYSSQLDGDNNPHPHEAKGRVKNVRIGRDKSRQQRLDQPEGQSGQEDQTREKIRLRVRQMLSDSSTEQNKEPAIKDLHLNGSMLTSTKADPLSDESPISPISPASPPGPQSPRKCFTPPHQPSPPTVPPNPKNVSRLRRAPSLTRARPSMSHSSDELCHATLRSKKNLSEPPDLCPFSKPDLALTQSFNLLSSEDWEKKIEGLMFLRSLAYNHSDTLQGRLHEVCLSLIQEVKNLRSGVSRVAVCALGDLYTHLQRAMDQELEGTVKALLHKAGESNAFIRQDVDAALDCMVQHCTPTRSIAALLTGGLSHLNPVVRKCTAQHLANLVEKVGAARLLSGNKDLSERILPAITKLSQDSSQEARYFGRRMLLSLSSHPDFDKILEKHIPTKDLQTVRDTLLTLKSKGLGEMTQDTQSARGRRSLPGSGTVRASSLNGEPVNQTNKESNSHSSYKYQTQSIADKTEYIKQISGLLGSKDFRERIKGIDQLVADCEHNPNMVINSIFPVFDAFKARLQESNSKVNLHALESLQKIIYLLKDSLSQVVNILVPAIVDNHLNSKNNAIYSAANGVINALTLNLDNILLLQPFCTKAQFLSGKAKVDLIEKVAGLVTELYPRKPQMVEQKVLPLLWHLLGTSTHSGTVHGRGGSVRGATANLCQALHAQMGPSLSECAVSQPASVLKGLNEVLRTLS; translated from the exons ATGATACCTGGGTTGATCTCCCAGGAGCTACACGACCAGCTTCTGGACCTGAAGAATTACCAGAATCGCACAAATGGGGTGGAAAAGCTTAAAAACGTCCTCTCAGAAGTGGACATCAAGTCGGTCCCATCTGCTAGCATTGAGGAGTTCATCAATTTTCTTCCAAGACTTCTAGACGACAGTAATTTTAAAGTGCTGTATGGCACCTTACAGGTTTTAAACTTACTAATTCAGAGGTTAGAGACGGGAGTGGACAAATTTTTGAAACACATAGTTTTAGTTGCGCTCAAGGCTCTTGGTGACACTCGCACTGTCACCAGGATTGAATACCTTAATGTGTTTCAGCAGCTGATGAAGGCTGTCACACCGCAGCAGGTGTTAGACCTCGTCATTGGCAacttgaaacacaaaaactccaGGGTCCGGGAAGATGTCCTTAACATCATCATGGCAGCCATGCTCACTCACCCTAGGAAAGACTTCAACATCCCCAAGCTTTGTTTCGAGGTTGCGCCATACTTGGCAGACAGTAAAAGGAAGGTTCGCCACGCTGCCCTGgagctgtttgctgtttttgaccATTGCCTCGACACAGGGAGAAAGCAGCCGCTAATGAAAGCTGTGGACATGGTCGAGCTTAATGAGGACGCAGAGGGTCTGATGGCAGCTGTACAGGCGAGACGAGCCAGGCGCGTCCTTCCAAGACTAACCTCCGAGGGGGCTGTGGAGTATGGCTTGGTGGTGCCCAAACCCGGACAGTGGTCCACAGGGCAGCACGGTTCTGGAGCCGATCTGGATTGGGTGATAAATGGAGGGCGGATAAGCAGCGCCAGGAGCTACAGAACAGAGCCCGACAGTAACCGACTGTATGGCTACGGCAGCTTAGGCTCGCTCACTGATGACCTACCACTTCAAAGAAGGATCGTCAGTGCAGGCAAAGGGAAGAACAAACTTCCTTGGGAGGTATCGAGCTTCTCATCTACTGACAGCGAGCAGCAACAGTACAGTACACCTAACGGAAAGTGCTCTGAGCAG GTGACAAGTGAGGATTACGCACCTCAACCCAAGAAGCCAGAAGCCTACATACCAAGTTTCA GTTCTGCTGAGCCGGAGAAGCCCCAGCCGTCCAGAAGGAGGGAGGTCCCAGCAAATCTCAGAAGAAGCGGAAGCCTTAACATGGACAcggatatttttaaaaccaataaCTTTACAGACACAGATATTG TGACCCCCAAAGGACGTATGCTCTCGAGGAACACCAGTGTTGAGCGAACTTTTTCCCTCCCCTCAAACCCTTCCACGCCCGGCTCCTTCCTTCTGCCCTCCTACCCTCTGGCTACACGCACAGGGGTCATGCTCACCCCAACATTGTCCCGGCGTCACGCAGACTCCTCCGTCTCTATGTCCAACACCTGGCCCTACAAGAAAGAGAACAGCCCTCATCAGGGAGACACTAGCTCCTGGACCGAGACAGCAGGCACAGCTAACG AAGAACTCTCGAGCAGGCGCTCCCCAAGGCCTCTTCGAGCGCCCCTCGTGAGCTCCTCTTCTGCCTCATCGTTCAGGCGCGCTCTGAGCAACACCAGAGCAACATTCTCCATCTCACCGGTTTTCCCTCCAGCAGAACAAGGCCATTCTTATAATGGCCAGAGATCCAGTGCTTCAGCTAGCCCTCAGAACCAACAGATGGACCCTGACAGCATCCGGGGCTGGCAAGATCTTCAGGAAGATGAACCTCTTGACATGCAGGAG ATGCTGAACTCCCTACGATCCTTGCGGAATAGCGCTGCCAAGAAGAGGGCCAAAGTGAGCCACAACAGTCCAGATCCAGACAGCCCTGACTCAGCTGTGAGGCTGGACTTGGGTCTGGACTCACCATTACACACCTCTCCAGTGCTTACCAGCTCAGCGAGTGAGAGTGGACTTTCCAGTCTGAACTCAGTTGCCAACTCTAGCTTCAGTGGCATGAAAACCAG AGCAAGGCTGCGTATATTCTTACCTGTCAACAGTCCCAGAAACTCTGCCTCTTCTGTAATGAAACCTCGCATTGCAAGAGTGCCTTCTGCAAAACTGAGGACTTCGGTGTCTATGGACTTCAGTGGCCTTCAAG TAATGTCCCAGAGAACTGAGCTGACATCGGAGGTGGGTATTGTTGGGCAGAGGGTTACTTGTTGCAACGGAACAATCAAAACTGAGGAAGAGAAAATGGGTCCATCCCCTCCACTGGTCAAACCAGCTGTCCGTGAGTCAGTCAGGGCTTTGAAGCTTGCTAAAG GATCCCAGAGTAACAACAGCAGTAGGACTTCACCTGGCGCCGACATGCCTGAAGGAGTGATAGGAAGAG GCATGTTTGGCTCTGCAGTTTCCTCCAGCCGTCCAGGAGTCATTTTGTCACTTGAGCAGGGTGATTTGGCAGCCAAACCTTCCACTGATCCCTCAGCAGGCATTTACAGCAGTCAGCTTGACGGCGACAACAACCCACATCCACACGAGGCTAAA GGGAGGGTGAAGAATGTGAGGATTGGTCGGGATAAATCAAGGCAACAGCGACTCGATCAACCCGAGGGACAGTCGGGCCAAGAGGACCAAACAAGAGAGAAGATTCGCCTCCGTGTCAGACAGATGCTTTCTGATTCATcgacagaacaaaacaaagagccaGCCATAAAAG ATCTACATCTGAATGGCAGCATGCTGACCTCTACCAAAGCGGACCCTCTCTCTGATGAGTCCCCCATCAGTCCCATCAGTCCTGCCAGTCCTCCAGGACCTCAAAGTCCAAGGAAGTGCTTCACGCCGCCCCACCAACCAAGCCCCCCTACAGTGCCTCCCAACCCCAAAAATGTGTCCCGTCTTAGAAGGGCGCCTAGCCTCACCAGAGCTCGACCTTCAATGTCTCACAGTTCAG ATGAACTGTGCCATGCTACATTAAGAAGCAAGAAAAATCTCTCAGAGCCTCCAGACCTTTGCCCCTTTTCAAAGCCTGACCTGGCGCTGACTCAGAGTTTCAACCTGCTGAGCTCAGAGGACTG gGAAAAGAAGATTGAGGGTCTAATGTTCCTGCGCTCTCTGGCCTACAACCACTCAGACACACTTCAAGGCCGACTGCATGAAGTTTGTCTGTCTCTCATCCAAGAG GTGAAGAACCTGCGGTCAGGTGTGTCCAGGGTGGCAGTGTGTGCACTTGGTGACCTGTACACACATCTGCAGAGGGCTATGGACCAGGAACTGGAGGGGACAGTTAAAGCTTTGTTGCATAAAGCAGGGGAGAGTAACGCCTTCATCAGGCAGGATGTGGATGCAGCACTGGACTGCATGGTGCAGCACTGCACCCCAACTCGTAGCATCGCTGCTTTACTCACTGGAGGACTGAG TCACCTTAATCCAGTGGTGAGGAAATGCACAGCTCAACATCTGGCTAATCTGGTAGAGAAGGTTGGCGCTGCACGTCTGCTGTCTGGTAACAAAGATCTCTCAGAAAGAATTTTACCTGCCATCACTAAACTTTCACAAGACTCCTCCCAAGAGGCCAG GTACTTTGGTCGTCGAATGCTGCTGTCTTTGTCATCTCACCCTGACTTTGACAAGATCTTGGAGAAACACATTCCTACCAAAGACCTGCAGACTGTCAGAGACACTCTCTTGACACTCAAGTCGAAG GGCCTTGGTGAGATGACCCAAGACACTCAGTCTGCCAGGGGGAGACGCTCCCTCCCGGGCAGCGGTACGGTCAGGGCTTCATCTCTCAACGGAGAGCCAGTCAACCAGACCAACAA GGAGTCTAACAGCCACAGCAGCTATAAATATCAGACGCAGAGTATTGCAGACAAAACTGAGTACATAAAGCAGATCTCAGGTCTGCTGGGTTCAAAGGACTTCAGAGAGCGGATCAAAGGCATCGACCAGCTTGTGGCTGACTGTGAACACAACCCTAATATGGTCATCAACAGTATATTCCCG GTGTTTGATGCCTTCAAAGCCAGACTGCAGGAGTCCAACAGCAAGGTTAACCTACACGCCCTGGAGTCTCTGCAGAAAATCATCTATTTGCTGAAGGACAGCTTGTCCCAAGTGGTCAACATCCTGGTCCCGGCAATTGTGGACAATCACCTCAACTCCAAGAATAATGCCATCTATTCTGCTGCTAACGGAGTTATTAACGCTCTTACTTTGAATCTCG ACAACATTCTACTTCTACAGCCTTTCTGCACCAAGGCACAGTTTTTAAGTGGTAAAGCAAAGGTGGACCTAATCgaaaaggttgcag GCCTCGTAACGGAGCTCTACCCTCGCAAGCCACAGATGGTGGAGCAGAAAGTGTTGCCCTTACTGTGGCACCTCCTGGGCACCTCCACCCACAGCGGCACCGTTCACGGCAGGGGCGGCAGCGTGAGGGGTGCTACGGCCAACCTGTGCCAAGCCCTTCACGCCCAGATGGGGCCGAGCCTGAGCGAGTGCGCCGTCTCCCAGCCTGCCAGTGTCCTTAAAGGGTTAAATGAGGTCCTGAGGACCTTATCTTAA
- the togaram1 gene encoding TOG array regulator of axonemal microtubules protein 1 isoform X2, protein MIPGLISQELHDQLLDLKNYQNRTNGVEKLKNVLSEVDIKSVPSASIEEFINFLPRLLDDSNFKVLYGTLQVLNLLIQRLETGVDKFLKHIVLVALKALGDTRTVTRIEYLNVFQQLMKAVTPQQVLDLVIGNLKHKNSRVREDVLNIIMAAMLTHPRKDFNIPKLCFEVAPYLADSKRKVRHAALELFAVFDHCLDTGRKQPLMKAVDMVELNEDAEGLMAAVQARRARRVLPRLTSEGAVEYGLVVPKPGQWSTGQHGSGADLDWVINGGRISSARSYRTEPDSNRLYGYGSLGSLTDDLPLQRRIVSAGKGKNKLPWEVSSFSSTDSEQQQYSTPNGKCSEQVTSEDYAPQPKKPEAYIPSFSSAEPEKPQPSRRREVPANLRRSGSLNMDTDIFKTNNFTDTDIVTPKGRMLSRNTSVERTFSLPSNPSTPGSFLLPSYPLATRTGVMLTPTLSRRHADSSVSMSNTWPYKKENSPHQGDTSSWTETAGTANEELSSRRSPRPLRAPLVSSSSASSFRRALSNTRATFSISPVFPPAEQGHSYNGQRSSASASPQNQQMDPDSIRGWQDLQEDEPLDMQEMLNSLRSLRNSAAKKRAKVSHNSPDPDSPDSAVRLDLGLDSPLHTSPVLTSSASESGLSSLNSVANSSFSGMKTSPRNSASSVMKPRIARVPSAKLRTSVSMDFSGLQVMSQRTELTSEVGIVGQRVTCCNGTIKTEEEKMGPSPPLVKPAVRESVRALKLAKGSQSNNSSRTSPGADMPEGVIGRGMFGSAVSSSRPGVILSLEQGDLAAKPSTDPSAGIYSSQLDGDNNPHPHEAKGRVKNVRIGRDKSRQQRLDQPEGQSGQEDQTREKIRLRVRQMLSDSSTEQNKEPAIKDLHLNGSMLTSTKADPLSDESPISPISPASPPGPQSPRKCFTPPHQPSPPTVPPNPKNVSRLRRAPSLTRARPSMSHSSDELCHATLRSKKNLSEPPDLCPFSKPDLALTQSFNLLSSEDWEKKIEGLMFLRSLAYNHSDTLQGRLHEVCLSLIQEVKNLRSGVSRVAVCALGDLYTHLQRAMDQELEGTVKALLHKAGESNAFIRQDVDAALDCMVQHCTPTRSIAALLTGGLSHLNPVVRKCTAQHLANLVEKVGAARLLSGNKDLSERILPAITKLSQDSSQEARYFGRRMLLSLSSHPDFDKILEKHIPTKDLQTVRDTLLTLKSKGLGEMTQDTQSARGRRSLPGSGTVRASSLNGEPVNQTNKESNSHSSYKYQTQSIADKTEYIKQISGLLGSKDFRERIKGIDQLVADCEHNPNMVINSIFPVFDAFKARLQESNSKVNLHALESLQKIIYLLKDSLSQVVNILVPAIVDNHLNSKNNAIYSAANGVINALTLNLDNILLLQPFCTKAQFLSGKAKVDLIEKVAGLVTELYPRKPQMVEQKVLPLLWHLLGTSTHSGTVHGRGGSVRGATANLCQALHAQMGPSLSECAVSQPASVLKGLNEVLRTLS, encoded by the exons ATGATACCTGGGTTGATCTCCCAGGAGCTACACGACCAGCTTCTGGACCTGAAGAATTACCAGAATCGCACAAATGGGGTGGAAAAGCTTAAAAACGTCCTCTCAGAAGTGGACATCAAGTCGGTCCCATCTGCTAGCATTGAGGAGTTCATCAATTTTCTTCCAAGACTTCTAGACGACAGTAATTTTAAAGTGCTGTATGGCACCTTACAGGTTTTAAACTTACTAATTCAGAGGTTAGAGACGGGAGTGGACAAATTTTTGAAACACATAGTTTTAGTTGCGCTCAAGGCTCTTGGTGACACTCGCACTGTCACCAGGATTGAATACCTTAATGTGTTTCAGCAGCTGATGAAGGCTGTCACACCGCAGCAGGTGTTAGACCTCGTCATTGGCAacttgaaacacaaaaactccaGGGTCCGGGAAGATGTCCTTAACATCATCATGGCAGCCATGCTCACTCACCCTAGGAAAGACTTCAACATCCCCAAGCTTTGTTTCGAGGTTGCGCCATACTTGGCAGACAGTAAAAGGAAGGTTCGCCACGCTGCCCTGgagctgtttgctgtttttgaccATTGCCTCGACACAGGGAGAAAGCAGCCGCTAATGAAAGCTGTGGACATGGTCGAGCTTAATGAGGACGCAGAGGGTCTGATGGCAGCTGTACAGGCGAGACGAGCCAGGCGCGTCCTTCCAAGACTAACCTCCGAGGGGGCTGTGGAGTATGGCTTGGTGGTGCCCAAACCCGGACAGTGGTCCACAGGGCAGCACGGTTCTGGAGCCGATCTGGATTGGGTGATAAATGGAGGGCGGATAAGCAGCGCCAGGAGCTACAGAACAGAGCCCGACAGTAACCGACTGTATGGCTACGGCAGCTTAGGCTCGCTCACTGATGACCTACCACTTCAAAGAAGGATCGTCAGTGCAGGCAAAGGGAAGAACAAACTTCCTTGGGAGGTATCGAGCTTCTCATCTACTGACAGCGAGCAGCAACAGTACAGTACACCTAACGGAAAGTGCTCTGAGCAG GTGACAAGTGAGGATTACGCACCTCAACCCAAGAAGCCAGAAGCCTACATACCAAGTTTCA GTTCTGCTGAGCCGGAGAAGCCCCAGCCGTCCAGAAGGAGGGAGGTCCCAGCAAATCTCAGAAGAAGCGGAAGCCTTAACATGGACAcggatatttttaaaaccaataaCTTTACAGACACAGATATTG TGACCCCCAAAGGACGTATGCTCTCGAGGAACACCAGTGTTGAGCGAACTTTTTCCCTCCCCTCAAACCCTTCCACGCCCGGCTCCTTCCTTCTGCCCTCCTACCCTCTGGCTACACGCACAGGGGTCATGCTCACCCCAACATTGTCCCGGCGTCACGCAGACTCCTCCGTCTCTATGTCCAACACCTGGCCCTACAAGAAAGAGAACAGCCCTCATCAGGGAGACACTAGCTCCTGGACCGAGACAGCAGGCACAGCTAACG AAGAACTCTCGAGCAGGCGCTCCCCAAGGCCTCTTCGAGCGCCCCTCGTGAGCTCCTCTTCTGCCTCATCGTTCAGGCGCGCTCTGAGCAACACCAGAGCAACATTCTCCATCTCACCGGTTTTCCCTCCAGCAGAACAAGGCCATTCTTATAATGGCCAGAGATCCAGTGCTTCAGCTAGCCCTCAGAACCAACAGATGGACCCTGACAGCATCCGGGGCTGGCAAGATCTTCAGGAAGATGAACCTCTTGACATGCAGGAG ATGCTGAACTCCCTACGATCCTTGCGGAATAGCGCTGCCAAGAAGAGGGCCAAAGTGAGCCACAACAGTCCAGATCCAGACAGCCCTGACTCAGCTGTGAGGCTGGACTTGGGTCTGGACTCACCATTACACACCTCTCCAGTGCTTACCAGCTCAGCGAGTGAGAGTGGACTTTCCAGTCTGAACTCAGTTGCCAACTCTAGCTTCAGTGGCATGAAAACCAG TCCCAGAAACTCTGCCTCTTCTGTAATGAAACCTCGCATTGCAAGAGTGCCTTCTGCAAAACTGAGGACTTCGGTGTCTATGGACTTCAGTGGCCTTCAAG TAATGTCCCAGAGAACTGAGCTGACATCGGAGGTGGGTATTGTTGGGCAGAGGGTTACTTGTTGCAACGGAACAATCAAAACTGAGGAAGAGAAAATGGGTCCATCCCCTCCACTGGTCAAACCAGCTGTCCGTGAGTCAGTCAGGGCTTTGAAGCTTGCTAAAG GATCCCAGAGTAACAACAGCAGTAGGACTTCACCTGGCGCCGACATGCCTGAAGGAGTGATAGGAAGAG GCATGTTTGGCTCTGCAGTTTCCTCCAGCCGTCCAGGAGTCATTTTGTCACTTGAGCAGGGTGATTTGGCAGCCAAACCTTCCACTGATCCCTCAGCAGGCATTTACAGCAGTCAGCTTGACGGCGACAACAACCCACATCCACACGAGGCTAAA GGGAGGGTGAAGAATGTGAGGATTGGTCGGGATAAATCAAGGCAACAGCGACTCGATCAACCCGAGGGACAGTCGGGCCAAGAGGACCAAACAAGAGAGAAGATTCGCCTCCGTGTCAGACAGATGCTTTCTGATTCATcgacagaacaaaacaaagagccaGCCATAAAAG ATCTACATCTGAATGGCAGCATGCTGACCTCTACCAAAGCGGACCCTCTCTCTGATGAGTCCCCCATCAGTCCCATCAGTCCTGCCAGTCCTCCAGGACCTCAAAGTCCAAGGAAGTGCTTCACGCCGCCCCACCAACCAAGCCCCCCTACAGTGCCTCCCAACCCCAAAAATGTGTCCCGTCTTAGAAGGGCGCCTAGCCTCACCAGAGCTCGACCTTCAATGTCTCACAGTTCAG ATGAACTGTGCCATGCTACATTAAGAAGCAAGAAAAATCTCTCAGAGCCTCCAGACCTTTGCCCCTTTTCAAAGCCTGACCTGGCGCTGACTCAGAGTTTCAACCTGCTGAGCTCAGAGGACTG gGAAAAGAAGATTGAGGGTCTAATGTTCCTGCGCTCTCTGGCCTACAACCACTCAGACACACTTCAAGGCCGACTGCATGAAGTTTGTCTGTCTCTCATCCAAGAG GTGAAGAACCTGCGGTCAGGTGTGTCCAGGGTGGCAGTGTGTGCACTTGGTGACCTGTACACACATCTGCAGAGGGCTATGGACCAGGAACTGGAGGGGACAGTTAAAGCTTTGTTGCATAAAGCAGGGGAGAGTAACGCCTTCATCAGGCAGGATGTGGATGCAGCACTGGACTGCATGGTGCAGCACTGCACCCCAACTCGTAGCATCGCTGCTTTACTCACTGGAGGACTGAG TCACCTTAATCCAGTGGTGAGGAAATGCACAGCTCAACATCTGGCTAATCTGGTAGAGAAGGTTGGCGCTGCACGTCTGCTGTCTGGTAACAAAGATCTCTCAGAAAGAATTTTACCTGCCATCACTAAACTTTCACAAGACTCCTCCCAAGAGGCCAG GTACTTTGGTCGTCGAATGCTGCTGTCTTTGTCATCTCACCCTGACTTTGACAAGATCTTGGAGAAACACATTCCTACCAAAGACCTGCAGACTGTCAGAGACACTCTCTTGACACTCAAGTCGAAG GGCCTTGGTGAGATGACCCAAGACACTCAGTCTGCCAGGGGGAGACGCTCCCTCCCGGGCAGCGGTACGGTCAGGGCTTCATCTCTCAACGGAGAGCCAGTCAACCAGACCAACAA GGAGTCTAACAGCCACAGCAGCTATAAATATCAGACGCAGAGTATTGCAGACAAAACTGAGTACATAAAGCAGATCTCAGGTCTGCTGGGTTCAAAGGACTTCAGAGAGCGGATCAAAGGCATCGACCAGCTTGTGGCTGACTGTGAACACAACCCTAATATGGTCATCAACAGTATATTCCCG GTGTTTGATGCCTTCAAAGCCAGACTGCAGGAGTCCAACAGCAAGGTTAACCTACACGCCCTGGAGTCTCTGCAGAAAATCATCTATTTGCTGAAGGACAGCTTGTCCCAAGTGGTCAACATCCTGGTCCCGGCAATTGTGGACAATCACCTCAACTCCAAGAATAATGCCATCTATTCTGCTGCTAACGGAGTTATTAACGCTCTTACTTTGAATCTCG ACAACATTCTACTTCTACAGCCTTTCTGCACCAAGGCACAGTTTTTAAGTGGTAAAGCAAAGGTGGACCTAATCgaaaaggttgcag GCCTCGTAACGGAGCTCTACCCTCGCAAGCCACAGATGGTGGAGCAGAAAGTGTTGCCCTTACTGTGGCACCTCCTGGGCACCTCCACCCACAGCGGCACCGTTCACGGCAGGGGCGGCAGCGTGAGGGGTGCTACGGCCAACCTGTGCCAAGCCCTTCACGCCCAGATGGGGCCGAGCCTGAGCGAGTGCGCCGTCTCCCAGCCTGCCAGTGTCCTTAAAGGGTTAAATGAGGTCCTGAGGACCTTATCTTAA
- the ccdc28b gene encoding coiled-coil domain-containing protein 28B: MEDKRKKRSPKVSLPQPPPPPINPRKLSVLPASKSATFSLGLPQPPSPKNRSKYKRSVGAPGQPKEVFTTVMPPPKTTRPHREKPRAPQPAGPSKVVQSSPLQHSFLTDVSDVREMEGGLLNLLNDFHSGKLQAFGKVCSFEQLEHVREMQEKLARLHFSLDSHVEELSEDQKKCASDHNLEHLLCNLEELSTSIQKLHLAENQDLPKTSGP, encoded by the exons ATGGAGGACAAGCGTAAGAAGCGCAGCCCCAAGGTGTCCCTTCCCCAGCCCCCTCCTCCGCCGATCAACCCCCGCAAGCTGTCTGTGCTGCCGGCCAGCAAAAGTGCCACCTTCTCCCTCGGCCTGCCGCAGCCCCCCTCCCCGAAGAACAGGAGCAAGTACAAGAGATCTGTAGGAGCGCCAGGGCAGCCGAAGGAGGTGTTCACGACCGTCATGCCCCCGCCAAAGACCACCAG ACCCCACAGGGAGAAACCCAGAGCACCGCAGCCAGCAGGGCCCAGTAAGGTGGTCCAGTCTTCCCCCCTGCAGCACTCCTTCCTTACAGATGTCTCCGACGTCAGAGAGATGGAGGGAGGCCTCCTCAACCTTCTTAATGATTTCCACTCAGGCAAATTACAGGCTTTCG GTAAAGTCTGTTCCTTCGAGCAGCTGGAACATGTGCGCGAGATGCAGGAGAAGCTGGCGCGGCTCCACTTCAGCCTCGACAGCCACGTGGAGGAGCTCTCTGAGGACCAGAAGAAGTGCGCCTCGGACCACAACCTGGAACACCTGCTCTGCAAC ctggaaGAGCTCAGCACCTCGAT ACAGAAGCTCCACCTGGCCGAGAACCAGGACCTGCCCAAGACATCTGGTCCCTGA